GGTCGGGGACCAGCGTGATCGCCTCCTCGCCGTCGTAGAGCCCGGGGAGGTCGTCGCCGGCGGCGGTGGCCAGCGCGCGTACCTTCTCGGCCGTGCGGGGCATCTCGATCTTCGCGTGGCGCAGCTGCGGCACCCGTCGGGCGAGCTCGGCGATCAGGTCGACGGACAGCAGCGTCGGGCTCATGGGTGCGTCCTGGATTATGACGTCGACCGCGAGGCCGTCGGTGACCCGCTCGAACCAGTCGACGACAGCGCGCGCGGGCACGGACATCGTGGCGCCGAAGAACGGCGGCATGAGCATCACGACGTCGGCACCGCGCCGCTCGGCGTCGAGGCAGCGCTGACGGGCGATGCGTGCGCTGTAGGAGCTGGTCGTCACGATGACCGGCACGCGGCCGGCCACGTGGCCCATCGTGGTCTCCAGCACCGCGAGGCGCTCGTCATCGCTGAGCGAGAACTGCTCGGAGTAGTTCGCCAGCACGCAGATCGCCGCTGAGCCCGCGTCGACGAGGAAGTCGGTGACCCGCCGCTGCCCGTCGAGGTCGAGCCGCTCGTCCTCGTCGAAGACCGTGGGCGCGACGGGGATGACGCCGCGCAGCACCTCAGCCACGAGCTGCCTCGCTCACGGCACGCACGGCAGGTTGCTGGTGCCGGCAGCCGCACCGGTGTCGTCGCACCGCACCACGGTGCCCAGCGCGGGGTCGGCTGGCTCGACAGCCACCACGTAGCCGGGGACCCCGCCCTGGACGGTGTTGCCCGCGAAGAGGTTGCCCGTGCCCCAGCCGGGGAGCACCGAGTGCACCTGGAAGGCGTCGCGGCACGGGGCGGCTGTCGGGCACGCGGTCGCCGGGCCGGTGCCGCGGTTGCCGCTGACGGTCCAGCCGTTGCCCTTCACGTCGACCCACGAGTCGGCGAACTGGCCTCCGGCGTAGGCAGTGTTGCGGAAGGTGTTGGCGCGGATCACGCCTCCGGTGGTGCCCTCCTTGACGTCGACCGCCTCGGCGGTGGTGTCGGAGAACGCGTTGCGCTCGACGACCACCCGGTCGCTGCGGTCGGGGCCGTGCCCGCCGTGCTCGCCGAAGCGGACGCCCTTGTGCTTCGAGCGCCAGTTGGTGTGGGCCGAGCCGACGTAGACGCCCTCCCCGAACTGCGCCTTGACGCGGCCGGTGCGGCGGACCGTGGAGCGGCGGACGACGCCGTCGGACGAGGACGAGCGGAAGTGGATGCCCTCGGCACCGACGTCGTGGACGTCGACCGAGTCGATGACGGTGCCCACCGAGCCGTCGAGCACGATGCCCTTGTCGGCCCGCGCGACGGTGAGGCCGACGACCCGCCAGTGGTCGCCGGTGATCCAGAGGCCGTAGTGGCCGGACACCCCGCCGCCGGTCACGACCGCGCGCCGGCTGCCCTTGAGCGTGATCGGCTCGCGGGCGGTGCCGTTGCGGCTGGCGGTGAAGCCCCGGTGGGTGTCGTAGGTGCCGTCGGCCAGCGAGACGACGTCGCCGGGCCGGGCGTGCGCGAGCGCGGCGACCAACTGCGCCGACGTGGCGACGCGGACGACCTGGGCGCGGGCGGTCGCGGCGTTCGCTGCCGGGGCGGCGGCGGTCACGAGAGCTGCGACGGCCCCGAGGGCGACGAGCGGACGCAGGACGGGGAGCCTGAGGTGCACGGAGCGGGGCCCTTCTGGGACGGCGGCGGAGCCGTGCCAGCATCGCACGGCTCCTCGCCAGCGGGCCGGACCTCAGGCGGCGAGGTGCCCCCACCGCTCGGCCAGCTCGCCCCACGTGCCGCTCGCCACGACGCGGCCGTCCTCCAGGACCACCACCCGGTCGGCGCGTGCCAGCGCCGAGCGCTTGGAGCTGGTGCCGATCACCGTGGTGCCCTTGCGGCGCAGCCCCTCCCACAGCTCGAGCTCGGTGCGGGCGTCGAGCGCGCTCGACACGTCGTCGGCGACGAGCAGCTCGGCCTCTGCGGCCAGCGCCCGCGCGAGCGCCAGGCGCTGCACCTGACCGCCCGACAGGCGTACGCCGCGCTGCCCGACGACCACGCCGTCGCCGCCCGCCGCGGCGAGGTCGGCGTGCAGCCGCGCGGTCTCGAACGCCGGCTTGGCGTTGCGGTCGTGGTCGAGCGTGACGTTGTCGACGAAGGAGACCGACAGCACGCGCGGCACCTGCCCGACGTAGGCGACCTGCCCCGGGCGCAGGAAGTCCTCGGGCGAGGTGACCTCCTGCCCGTTCCAGAGCACCCGGCCCTCGTGGTCGACGAGGCCCGCGAGGCTGCGCAGCAGGCTCGACTTGCCGGAGCCGACGCGGCCCGCGAGCAGCACGACGTCGCCGCGGTCGACGGTCAGGTCGACCTCCTCGACGCCGACGGTCCCGTCGTCGTGCACGGCGGTGAAGCCCTCGAGCTGCAGCCGGCGCAGCGGCACCCGCGACGGGCTCTCGGGCAGCGGGGCGGTGCCCTTCACCAGGTCGACGCCCGGCGGCAGGCTCACCAGGTCGGGCGTGCCGGCGTACTGCGCCGCCGCCTGCAGCCAGCGGTTGGCCACGGGCGCCTCGGTGACGGCGGCGCCCATGACGATGCCGAACCAGCCGTAGCCGCTGACTGACGTCGCGACCAGCAGTGCGCCGGCGACACCCCACTGCCCGGCGGCGTAGGCCGCCCACGCGGCGACGACGCCGCCCTGCACGAGCACCTGCGGCACGCCGTTGAGCAGCGTGCGTACGCGCCACTCACGGATGTGGACGGCGATCCGTCGCCGGTCGACCGAGCGCAGGTGGTGCTCGACCGCCGCGGTCGCGCCGGCGAGCTTGATCGTGCGGCTCGCCTCCAGCGCGGAGGCCAGAGCACGGCCGAACTCCGCGCGCTGGTCACCGGCCAGTCGCGCGGCCCGGCCGGCAAGCGGCGCGCCACCCGCTGAGACCAGTGCAGACAACAGCAGCACACCAGCGACCACTGCGAGAGCCAGCCAGCTGCCGCTGAGGATCGCGGTGGCGGTCACCGCGACGACGGCGAGGACGATGTCGACCCAGCGGTCGGCGTACCAGACCAGCCGGTCGGAGTCGAGGGCGCGCGCGGTGACCTCGCCGGCCGACGACTGCTCCAGCCGCTGCTGCATGGTCTGGCCGCGCAGCACCGCGAGCCGCAGGCGCAGGCTCACCCCGACCCACCACAGCGGGTAGATGCGCACGGCGAAGGCGACCGCGAACGGGCCGATGATGACGCACACGGCGAGCACGGTCGCGGCCGCCCACGGCGTCTGGCCGGCGCGCAGGTCGGCGACGAGCTTGCCCCACAGCCAGCCGGTGAAGGCGCCCGAGACGCCGACCAGCGAGGTGAGCCCGAAGCCGATGGCCCCGAGCAGGCCCCAGCGCCGGTGGGTGCCCAGCACCCGCAGCATCGTGCGGGGCAGGCTCGGCCGCACGGGGTGCACCGGGCGCGGCTCGCGCCGGCGCTCGGTGCGGCTCAGCGGCGCTGCGCGCTCGCCGGTGGTCTGCTCGACGCCGGCGGCCGCGAGCAGCTCGTGGAACGGGCCCGGCTCGGCGGCCAGCACGGCCCGCGGGCCGCTCTGCACCACTCGGCCGGCGTCGAGCACGGCGACCGAGTCGCAGCGCTCGGTCGTGGCGAGCCGGTGGGCCACGACCAGGCCGGTGCGCCCCGCGAGGAGCTTCTCGGAGGCGCGCACGACCAGGCGCTCGGTCTCGGGGTCCATGCGCGCGGTCGCCTCGTCGAGCACGACGACGCGGACGTCGCGGACCAGCAGCCGCGCGAACGCCACCAGCTGCTGCTCCCCCGCCGACAGCGTCACGCCGTCGGGGCCGAGCAGGGTGTCGAGCCCGTCGGGCAGCGCAGCGAGCCACTCGCCGAGCTCGAGCGCGTCGAACGCGGCCTCGACCTGCTCGCGCGCCACCGGCGCGAACAGCGTGACGTTCTCCAGCAGGGAGGCGGCGAGCAGCTCGGTGCGTTGGGTGACGACCCCGACGGCGCGGCGCAGGGACTCGAGCTCGGTGTCGCACACGTCCTGCCCGCAGACGAGGACGGTGCCGGGCGGCGGCTCGACGGCGCGCGAGACGAACGAGGTCAGCGTCGACTTGCCCGACCCGGTGCGGCCCACGAGGGCGCAGGTCGTGCCGGCGGGCACGACCAGGTCGACGTCGCGCAGCGCGAAGGACGGGCCCTCCTCGTCGGCGAAGGCGAAGGTGAGCTCGCGGAAGCGGACGTCGGCGGGTGCGTCCGGGAGCGGCCGTCCGCCCACCGGCTCCTGCGGCGTCTCGAGCAGGCTGCTGATGCGCGTGAGCGCTCCCAGGCCGGCCTGGATCTCTGGCAGGTGGTGCGCGACCTGGTTGAGCTGGCCGACGAAGCTGCTGGCCAGCAGCCAGATCGTCACCAGTCCGCCGACCTCCAGCGTGCTGCTCGAGACCAGCGCCACGCCACCCACTGCGAGCGCCGCGAGCATGCCCTGCACGACCAGCCCGGTGCGCAGGGTCGTGGTGCCGGAGGCGGTGGCGGTGGCGCGTACCCGCTCGAAGAGCGCGGCGCAGCGCGACGCGTACTGCCTGAGCACGTGCGCCTGGCCGAGCGCGGTCCGCACGTCGTCGCGCCCGGCGACCGCCTCCTCGAACTGGGCGGCGTGCTCCGACCAGGCGATCTCCTCGGCCAGCTTGCGCTCGGCGATGATCCGGGCGCTCGGGCGTGCGCCGAGCCACGCCGCACCTGCGGCCAGGGGGAACGCGACCCAGGAGCCCGGCCAGCTCAGCCCGGCGACGAGCCAGGCGAGCACGCTGCGGAGCAGGGCGCGTACGACGTTGACGCCGGTCGTGCGCATCAGCCGGCCGGTCTGGTTGACGTCGTCGTCGACGCGGTCGATGACCTCGCCGACCGCCTGCTCCTGCAGGGTGCGCAGCGGCTGGCCGAGCGCGGCGCCCAGCAGGTCGACGCGCAGCACGTGCTCGGCGCGGCCGACGACGTCGGAGGCGACGGTCGCCCCGAGCGCGTCGAGGACCCCCGAGCCGAGCAGGAAGACGGCCAGCACGGCGACCAGCGCCCAGCGCGACCCGGTGCCGCCGGCGAGGCGGCCGCCGACCACGGCTCCGGCCGTCTCGGCCGCCGCGGCGAGGGTCAGCAGCACCAGCGCCACGGTCAGCCCGCGGCGTCCGAGCCGTCGCCAGTCGAGCGGTGCGGGACGGGCAGGCACAGGGATGCTCCGGAGTCGGGGGCTGCAGCGTGGGAAGCGCTCGGCGTCGTAGCCGGGCGCCTGCTCCTGGCGGCCCGGCAGCGCGGCGCTGCCCAGGCTACCGGCCCGGGGTGCCCCGGCGCTCCTGCGTTTCTGCGCTGCTCCTCGGAGAGCGACCCTGCTCCTGCTCCGGCCGGAGGACCTTCTCGAAGCAGAGCGAGAACGGCACGACCTCGTAGGGCGGGTAGATCGGGATGGGCGTCCAGCCGAGCTTCTCGTAGAGCGCCACCGCGTCCGGCTGCCGGTCACCGGTCTGCAGGATCATCCGCGCTGCCCCGCCGGCGCGCGCCACCTCGAGCCCGGCGTCGACCAGTGCGGTGGCGACGCCGCGGCCGCGGGCCGCACCCGTGACGACCAGCCGCTTGAGCTCCCACTCGTCGCCGTGCCGGCGCACCGCCACGTGGCCCAGGGCGCTGCCGTCGTCGTCGAGCGCGAGCAGGGTGGCAGCGAGGTCGGCGGCCTCGACGTGGAGAGCACGCGCGACCGCGTCGGGGTCGGGGTTGGGCCGGTCGCCGTAGCGCTCGAGCATCTCGGCGTCCATCTGGCGGCGCAGCTCGACCGCCCGCTCGTCGTCCCAGTCGACCTGCTCGATGCGTACGCCCACCCCGACAGTGTGCCGGGGCGTCCCTGGTGCCTCGGCGTCAGGCCCCGGCGGCGCGCAGGGCGGCGGCGACGAGGTCGTCGCGGCCGACGATCTTGGTGCGCCCGCGGCCGAGGCTCTCGCCCAGGGCGAGCTCCGCCTGCTCGATCGCGCGCCACCCCGACCAGGTGACGACGTGGACGCCGCGCGAGGCGAGCAGCTCCAGCGCGTCGCCCGTCCCACCCGGCTGAGGCAGCCGGCCGGCCGCGGCGTCCTCGAGCAGCGTCGCCACCGTCTCGTGGGCGTCGTGCTTGTTGGTGCCGATGACGCCGCTGGGGCCGCGCTTGATCCAGCCGGCGACGTAGACGCCGGGCACCGGCTCGCCGGCCGCGTCGACGACCCGTCCGCGCTCGTGCGGGATCGTGCCGGAGCGCTCGTCGAACGGCAGACCCGGCACGGCCACGCCGCGGTAGCCGACCGACGCCACCACCATGCCGGCCTCGACGCGCTCGGTCTCGCCGGTGCCGGTGGCGCCGCCGTGCCCGTCGAGCACGCAGCGCTCGAGCTCGACGCCCGCGACGCGCTCGGTGCCCAGCACCCGGACCGGGCGCTGGAGGAAGCGGACGCGCAGCGTACGGCTGGCGCCGGCGCGCGGGCGCTGCGCCCACTCGCGCACGACGTCGAGGTTGCGCCGTGCGCCGGGCTCTGCGGCGAGCCGCTGCTCCCCCGCCGCGTCGACCGCGAGCTCGGCCGGCTCGACGACGACGTCGACGCCGGTCAGCGAGCCGAGCTCCTTGAGCTCCTTGGTCGTCCAGCGCGCCTCGGCCGGCCCGCGCCGCCCGACCAGCGAGACCGACTCGATGGGGCTGGCGCGCAGCACGTCGAGAACGTGCGGCGGCACGTCGGTGCGGGCGAGCTCGTCGGCGGGGCGGAGCAGGATGCGGGCGACGTCGACGGCCACGTTGCCCATGCCGACCACGACGACGTGCCGGGCAGTGTCGGTGAAGGCGTCGATGCGGGTGTCGGGGTGGCCGCAGTACCACGACACCAGCTCGGTGGCGGTGAAGCTGCCGGGGAGCCCGTCGCCTGGGATGCCGAGCCCGCGTCCGGCGGAGGAGCCCGACGAGACGAGGACGGCGTCGTAGCGCGCGCCGAGCTCCTCGAGCGTGATGTCGGTGCCGACCTCGACGTTGCCGAGGAACCGGACGTCCGGGGAGTCGAAGACCTTGGCCAGCGAGGCGCTGATGGAGCGGATCTTCTCGTGGTCGGGTGCCACGCCGTAGCGGACCAGGCCGTAGGGACAGGGCACGCGGTCGTAGACGTCGACCTGCGCCGGCCCGTGCGCCACCAGCGACTCGGCGGCGTAGATCCCCGCCGGGCCGGAGCCGACGACGGCCACCCGGAGCACGCGGTCACTCTCGCACCCGGCCCGTACGCCGCGCCACCCGCCCCGGCGGTCAGACGGCCGGACGGCCCGGGCGCGGCCGGACGTAGACGGCCCAGGTCACGGCGCAGCACACCGCGTAGTAGGCGAGGAAGGCGACGTAGGCGCGGTCGCCGGCCCCGGTGTCGAGGAACGACTGGCGGAACGCGAGGTTGACCAGCACGCCGCCGAAGGCGCCGATCGCGCCGGCGAGCCCGATGAGGGCGCCGGAGCGGCGACGCGCCAGGAAGTCCTGCTGCTGCGGGTCGGCACCGGCTGCCTTCGCCGCCGAGGCCTTCGCGCGGAACAGCGCCGGGATCATCTTGTAGACCGAGCCGTTGCCGATGCCCGAGAAGGTGAACAGCCCGACGAACCCGACGAGGAAGAAGCCGAGCGAGTGCTGTGTCGAGGCGACCAGGACGACGACCGCTGAGGCGGCCATCGCGGCGAAGTTGGCCAGCGACACCCGAGCCCCGCCGAACCGGTCGGCGAGCAGGCCGCCCAGCGGCCGCACCAGCGAGCCGAGCAGCGGGCCGAGGAAGGTGAGCGAGGCCGCCTTGACCGGCGTGTCGAACTCGGAGTGGAACTGCACGGTCAGCACCTGGCCGAAGGCGAAGCCGAAGCCGATGAACGAGCCGAAGGTGCCGATGTAGAGCAGCGAGACGACCCAGGTGTGCGGCTCGGAGAGGATCTCGCGCATCGCGCCCTTCTCGTTGCGGGCCTGGGCGAGGTTGTCCATCGTGAGGGCCGCACCGAGCGCTGCCACCACGACGAGCGGCAGGTAGACGCCCAGCAGGATCCGCGGGTGCTCCTTGCCGGCCGTGGCCAGCACGAGCAGGCCGACCAGCTGCACGACCGCGACGCCGACGTTGCCGC
Above is a window of Motilibacter peucedani DNA encoding:
- a CDS encoding right-handed parallel beta-helix repeat-containing protein, with protein sequence MHLRLPVLRPLVALGAVAALVTAAAPAANAATARAQVVRVATSAQLVAALAHARPGDVVSLADGTYDTHRGFTASRNGTAREPITLKGSRRAVVTGGGVSGHYGLWITGDHWRVVGLTVARADKGIVLDGSVGTVIDSVDVHDVGAEGIHFRSSSSDGVVRRSTVRRTGRVKAQFGEGVYVGSAHTNWRSKHKGVRFGEHGGHGPDRSDRVVVERNAFSDTTAEAVDVKEGTTGGVIRANTFRNTAYAGGQFADSWVDVKGNGWTVSGNRGTGPATACPTAAPCRDAFQVHSVLPGWGTGNLFAGNTVQGGVPGYVVAVEPADPALGTVVRCDDTGAAAGTSNLPCVP
- a CDS encoding ATP-binding cassette domain-containing protein; the protein is MPARPAPLDWRRLGRRGLTVALVLLTLAAAAETAGAVVGGRLAGGTGSRWALVAVLAVFLLGSGVLDALGATVASDVVGRAEHVLRVDLLGAALGQPLRTLQEQAVGEVIDRVDDDVNQTGRLMRTTGVNVVRALLRSVLAWLVAGLSWPGSWVAFPLAAGAAWLGARPSARIIAERKLAEEIAWSEHAAQFEEAVAGRDDVRTALGQAHVLRQYASRCAALFERVRATATASGTTTLRTGLVVQGMLAALAVGGVALVSSSTLEVGGLVTIWLLASSFVGQLNQVAHHLPEIQAGLGALTRISSLLETPQEPVGGRPLPDAPADVRFRELTFAFADEEGPSFALRDVDLVVPAGTTCALVGRTGSGKSTLTSFVSRAVEPPPGTVLVCGQDVCDTELESLRRAVGVVTQRTELLAASLLENVTLFAPVAREQVEAAFDALELGEWLAALPDGLDTLLGPDGVTLSAGEQQLVAFARLLVRDVRVVVLDEATARMDPETERLVVRASEKLLAGRTGLVVAHRLATTERCDSVAVLDAGRVVQSGPRAVLAAEPGPFHELLAAAGVEQTTGERAAPLSRTERRREPRPVHPVRPSLPRTMLRVLGTHRRWGLLGAIGFGLTSLVGVSGAFTGWLWGKLVADLRAGQTPWAAATVLAVCVIIGPFAVAFAVRIYPLWWVGVSLRLRLAVLRGQTMQQRLEQSSAGEVTARALDSDRLVWYADRWVDIVLAVVAVTATAILSGSWLALAVVAGVLLLSALVSAGGAPLAGRAARLAGDQRAEFGRALASALEASRTIKLAGATAAVEHHLRSVDRRRIAVHIREWRVRTLLNGVPQVLVQGGVVAAWAAYAAGQWGVAGALLVATSVSGYGWFGIVMGAAVTEAPVANRWLQAAAQYAGTPDLVSLPPGVDLVKGTAPLPESPSRVPLRRLQLEGFTAVHDDGTVGVEEVDLTVDRGDVVLLAGRVGSGKSSLLRSLAGLVDHEGRVLWNGQEVTSPEDFLRPGQVAYVGQVPRVLSVSFVDNVTLDHDRNAKPAFETARLHADLAAAGGDGVVVGQRGVRLSGGQVQRLALARALAAEAELLVADDVSSALDARTELELWEGLRRKGTTVIGTSSKRSALARADRVVVLEDGRVVASGTWGELAERWGHLAA
- a CDS encoding FAD-dependent oxidoreductase codes for the protein MLRVAVVGSGPAGIYAAESLVAHGPAQVDVYDRVPCPYGLVRYGVAPDHEKIRSISASLAKVFDSPDVRFLGNVEVGTDITLEELGARYDAVLVSSGSSAGRGLGIPGDGLPGSFTATELVSWYCGHPDTRIDAFTDTARHVVVVGMGNVAVDVARILLRPADELARTDVPPHVLDVLRASPIESVSLVGRRGPAEARWTTKELKELGSLTGVDVVVEPAELAVDAAGEQRLAAEPGARRNLDVVREWAQRPRAGASRTLRVRFLQRPVRVLGTERVAGVELERCVLDGHGGATGTGETERVEAGMVVASVGYRGVAVPGLPFDERSGTIPHERGRVVDAAGEPVPGVYVAGWIKRGPSGVIGTNKHDAHETVATLLEDAAAGRLPQPGGTGDALELLASRGVHVVTWSGWRAIEQAELALGESLGRGRTKIVGRDDLVAAALRAAGA
- a CDS encoding GNAT family N-acetyltransferase produces the protein MGVRIEQVDWDDERAVELRRQMDAEMLERYGDRPNPDPDAVARALHVEAADLAATLLALDDDGSALGHVAVRRHGDEWELKRLVVTGAARGRGVATALVDAGLEVARAGGAARMILQTGDRQPDAVALYEKLGWTPIPIYPPYEVVPFSLCFEKVLRPEQEQGRSPRSSAETQERRGTPGR
- a CDS encoding nitrate/nitrite transporter; protein product: MTATTQPQLDLQPTRLAVPAQRRGRWIEDWRPEDPVFWAATGERVARRNLGFSIFSEHIGFSVWSMWSVLVLFLGPKYGFTPAQKFLLTSTPTAVGSVLRLPYTFAVARFGGRNWTVVSALLLLVPLVAGAAVLRPGVSLGTLLVVAALAGVGGGNFASSMTNINAFYPERKKGWALGLNAGGGNVGVAVVQLVGLLVLATAGKEHPRILLGVYLPLVVVAALGAALTMDNLAQARNEKGAMREILSEPHTWVVSLLYIGTFGSFIGFGFAFGQVLTVQFHSEFDTPVKAASLTFLGPLLGSLVRPLGGLLADRFGGARVSLANFAAMAASAVVVLVASTQHSLGFFLVGFVGLFTFSGIGNGSVYKMIPALFRAKASAAKAAGADPQQQDFLARRRSGALIGLAGAIGAFGGVLVNLAFRQSFLDTGAGDRAYVAFLAYYAVCCAVTWAVYVRPRPGRPAV
- a CDS encoding dihydrodipicolinate synthase family protein, whose product is MAEVLRGVIPVAPTVFDEDERLDLDGQRRVTDFLVDAGSAAICVLANYSEQFSLSDDERLAVLETTMGHVAGRVPVIVTTSSYSARIARQRCLDAERRGADVVMLMPPFFGATMSVPARAVVDWFERVTDGLAVDVIIQDAPMSPTLLSVDLIAELARRVPQLRHAKIEMPRTAEKVRALATAAGDDLPGLYDGEEAITLVPDLDAGVTATMSSASVPDVLAAVVADYAAGERDAAVARWEAVLPLIHYENRQVGLAAAKVLLAEGGVIGSARCRSPFPEPSPVVRAELVELARRRDPLVLRWA